A window from Opitutia bacterium ISCC 52 encodes these proteins:
- a CDS encoding PSD1 and planctomycete cytochrome C domain-containing protein — MINARQLSIAISVLVILTGVAVVAKTPEPDFAREVLPILSEKCFVCHGPDAKADERKLTSYEEAVLIRNGIQAINPHELKDSLLLARISDQEDPMPPLDEKPLSDSERDILESWVLSGAKYAKHWAFEKPQRDTRFDSVDEFIQADMRANEIDFSQEANLTTLARRASLVLTGLPPTVESVEALVSSKDPYAFNGYVGQLLQSEHYGEHRARYWLDAVRYGDTSGLARDVRRGLYPYRDWVIQAFNDNLPMDQFITWQLAGDLLPEPSLEQRVATGYVRMNPTTNEGGSIPEEFQAKNNFDRVENLGTVFLGLSLQCARCHTHKYDPITHEEYFQLFAFFNNTAEKPLDGYKYDLPPVEKAPRDIADWKRHKHLKSLGFELSGEEAFELAEIEGRMSTTLVAEEGEPRPTFLLERGDYYSPSGPALQPGVIAAIGGMPKDAPRNRLGLARWLTAPDNPLVARVLVNRLWQQVFGVGLVRTPEEFGLQGEHPTHPELLDFLALEFQSSGWDQKAMLRRLVLSRTFRQSSVMRLDIDDPENRLYARGPSFRLDAEVIRDSTLLAADLLDPFMGGEGVKPYQPPGLWELIGHQKSNTRVYVPDTGPKVYRRSIYVYWKRASPHPMMTIFDAPNRESACARRSRTDTPLQSLALLNEPQRIYSARKLAESIIDSRENDEALVDRLFETLAGREANLEEKTACTSLFEKTKSAYSANPSLAESLLEVGGTQRNESLDPIEVAAWTQVVVAVMASDPFILLY; from the coding sequence ATGATCAATGCGAGGCAGTTATCCATTGCAATTTCTGTTCTCGTTATCCTGACGGGGGTGGCTGTTGTAGCAAAGACGCCGGAACCCGATTTCGCACGGGAAGTGCTACCGATCCTATCAGAAAAGTGCTTTGTCTGTCATGGGCCTGACGCCAAAGCAGATGAGCGGAAGCTTACCAGTTACGAGGAAGCGGTTCTAATTCGAAACGGAATACAGGCGATTAATCCTCATGAGCTGAAGGACAGTCTTCTGCTTGCTCGCATCTCGGACCAAGAAGATCCGATGCCACCGCTCGATGAAAAACCATTGAGTGACTCGGAGCGCGACATTCTTGAGAGCTGGGTCCTTTCTGGCGCGAAGTACGCCAAGCACTGGGCGTTCGAGAAACCTCAAAGAGATACTCGCTTCGATTCGGTCGATGAATTCATCCAGGCCGACATGCGAGCGAATGAAATCGATTTTTCGCAGGAGGCGAATCTAACAACCTTGGCTCGCCGGGCGTCTCTGGTCCTCACCGGCTTACCTCCGACCGTCGAATCGGTAGAGGCTCTAGTGTCGTCAAAAGATCCTTACGCCTTCAACGGTTACGTGGGTCAGTTGCTGCAAAGCGAACATTATGGGGAACATCGTGCCCGGTATTGGCTAGACGCGGTTCGATACGGAGATACGTCGGGTCTGGCCCGCGATGTTCGGAGGGGACTCTATCCCTACCGCGATTGGGTCATACAGGCGTTCAATGACAATCTGCCGATGGACCAGTTCATTACCTGGCAGCTGGCGGGAGATCTATTGCCAGAGCCGTCGCTCGAGCAGCGGGTTGCCACCGGTTATGTGCGAATGAATCCGACGACCAATGAAGGTGGGTCAATACCGGAAGAGTTTCAGGCGAAAAACAACTTCGACCGTGTCGAGAATTTGGGTACCGTGTTTCTCGGGCTGAGCTTGCAGTGTGCCCGTTGCCACACTCACAAGTACGACCCCATCACTCATGAGGAGTATTTCCAGCTCTTTGCGTTCTTCAATAATACCGCCGAGAAACCGCTTGATGGTTATAAATATGATCTTCCGCCCGTTGAGAAGGCTCCGCGAGACATTGCGGACTGGAAGCGGCACAAACATCTGAAGTCACTGGGTTTCGAGCTGTCGGGTGAGGAGGCCTTCGAGCTTGCCGAGATCGAAGGCCGTATGTCCACGACCCTGGTGGCCGAAGAGGGAGAGCCAAGGCCGACTTTTCTATTAGAGCGAGGCGATTATTATTCTCCATCGGGTCCGGCTCTCCAGCCCGGTGTCATTGCCGCGATTGGAGGCATGCCCAAGGACGCCCCTCGAAATCGCCTCGGTCTGGCGCGATGGCTAACGGCTCCGGACAATCCTCTCGTGGCCCGCGTATTGGTGAATCGACTTTGGCAACAGGTGTTTGGAGTCGGGCTTGTGAGAACGCCCGAGGAGTTTGGGCTTCAAGGCGAGCATCCAACCCATCCTGAGCTGCTGGACTTTTTGGCCCTCGAGTTTCAGTCCAGCGGTTGGGATCAAAAAGCCATGTTGCGACGGTTGGTGCTCAGTAGGACGTTTCGACAGTCATCCGTTATGCGGCTCGACATCGATGATCCTGAAAACCGGCTTTACGCTCGTGGACCCAGCTTCAGGCTCGATGCAGAGGTTATTCGCGACTCGACGCTCCTCGCCGCAGATTTGCTCGATCCGTTCATGGGCGGCGAAGGAGTGAAACCTTATCAGCCGCCAGGACTTTGGGAGTTGATCGGTCATCAGAAAAGTAATACCCGTGTGTACGTTCCCGATACGGGACCCAAAGTCTATCGCCGCAGTATTTATGTCTACTGGAAACGAGCCAGCCCTCATCCCATGATGACGATATTTGACGCGCCAAATCGCGAATCTGCTTGTGCTCGTAGGTCTCGCACGGATACGCCGCTGCAATCGCTGGCACTTCTAAACGAACCTCAGCGAATCTATTCTGCGAGGAAATTGGCCGAGTCGATCATCGATTCTCGGGAAAACGACGAAGCCCTGGTTGACCGCCTCTTCGAGACGCTGGCAGGCCGGGAAGCGAACCTGGAGGAAAAGACCGCATGCACATCGCTGTTCGAGAAAACCAAAAGCGCTTATTCAGCGAATCCTTCGCTTGCTGAATCATTGCTCGAAGTGGGTGGAACGCAGCGAAACGAATCTCTCGATCCTATAGAAGTCGCCGCTTGGACTCAGGTCGTCGTCGCGGTCATGGCAAGTGATCCGTTTATACTTCTTTACTGA
- a CDS encoding carbohydrate binding family 9 domain-containing protein has protein sequence MPPTQFGFFIADRTGNCKFAVLFTCLVSLLYPLHGNDHAELKTAEVTEISSPITLDGFLDETVWASANPLEDLIQRIPDTGQVVSEKTEVILLRDTDNLYVGVIAYDSEPDRIIGTTMARDARLRSEDRVTIILDTFRDQRNAYYFGTNPVGSMSDGLLYGSQDFNNDWDAIWDVRTQLTDEGWTAEFAIPFKSLNFPENNDTWGFNIRRSILRKIEESVWSGASVESTFLNVSNAGALTNMTGLKQGVGLDIRPFLASSWLHTKSTGDDDIDFEPGLDLFYNITPSLKLSGTINTDFGETEVDARQINLDRFSLFFPEKRSFFLEDIGVFNFASTIPEGPPGAPDADADIIPFFSRRIGLYRGAEVPIEVGAKLTGRVGQTEVGFLGVMSGETTLDGNGDPVLIEDKELYVGRVKQNFWEESYVGGIFTHGDPAPGVSSKTYGADVMLSTSEFLGYPRDFRLSGFGLKSDNEGVEGDDMAFGAAAHYPNEIWEGILAYSEIEKNFDPALGFVQRNNVRMYRIGGNFNPRPEDFLNVEDMIHSVYYTRFERLEDGQLESSTFDVDWFHWHFKSGDSIHSFMNYNRDEEQLFEPFEISDGIVLPVGRYKMDQFSIFLASARKRPLYASIGVTFGDFWSGSSEQIRASFVYKLPPRFTLETSVRYTLANLPEGKFSARVFTTNLDFSISPRLTFSNLVQYDNRSRNLGLQSRIRWTPKPGNDLFLSFNQGWINESMGSLRFVSADTKIATKLQYTYRF, from the coding sequence GTGCCTCCTACCCAATTCGGATTTTTTATAGCTGATCGAACAGGTAACTGCAAATTTGCAGTACTGTTTACCTGCCTTGTTTCTTTATTATATCCGTTGCATGGAAACGATCACGCGGAACTCAAAACTGCAGAAGTCACCGAAATCAGTTCGCCCATAACCTTGGACGGTTTTTTGGATGAAACTGTTTGGGCTTCCGCAAACCCATTAGAAGATTTGATTCAGCGTATTCCAGACACCGGGCAAGTGGTGTCTGAAAAAACTGAGGTTATTCTATTACGGGATACGGATAACTTGTACGTCGGAGTAATCGCGTATGATTCTGAACCAGATAGGATTATCGGCACTACCATGGCGAGGGATGCCCGCCTTCGATCTGAGGACAGGGTAACTATTATTTTGGATACGTTTCGAGATCAACGTAACGCCTACTATTTCGGAACCAATCCGGTCGGATCGATGAGCGATGGATTGTTGTATGGGAGCCAGGATTTTAACAACGATTGGGATGCCATTTGGGACGTACGGACTCAACTTACTGACGAGGGGTGGACCGCTGAATTTGCTATCCCCTTCAAGAGTCTCAATTTTCCAGAGAACAACGACACCTGGGGTTTCAACATTCGACGGAGCATTCTCCGGAAAATCGAGGAGTCCGTATGGTCCGGTGCCAGCGTCGAGAGCACATTCCTCAATGTTTCAAACGCGGGTGCCTTAACAAACATGACGGGCCTTAAGCAGGGCGTGGGTCTCGATATACGCCCTTTTTTGGCGTCAAGTTGGTTGCATACTAAGAGCACGGGCGACGATGACATTGATTTTGAACCCGGCCTGGATCTATTTTACAATATCACTCCTAGTTTGAAATTATCGGGAACGATAAACACCGATTTCGGGGAAACTGAAGTGGATGCCCGGCAGATCAATCTCGACCGGTTTTCGCTTTTCTTCCCGGAAAAACGATCGTTCTTTTTAGAGGATATTGGAGTGTTTAATTTCGCCAGTACCATTCCGGAGGGCCCTCCAGGGGCTCCGGATGCCGATGCGGATATCATCCCATTTTTCAGTCGGCGGATCGGACTCTATCGAGGTGCCGAAGTACCTATTGAAGTGGGGGCAAAGCTGACAGGTAGAGTGGGCCAGACAGAGGTCGGATTTCTGGGAGTGATGTCAGGCGAAACCACCTTGGACGGCAACGGGGATCCCGTTTTGATCGAGGATAAGGAGCTCTATGTTGGACGCGTGAAACAGAATTTCTGGGAGGAGTCTTATGTCGGCGGCATTTTTACCCATGGAGATCCAGCTCCTGGTGTGTCGAGCAAGACCTACGGGGCGGACGTGATGTTGTCCACCTCTGAGTTCCTGGGGTATCCGCGCGATTTTCGTTTGAGTGGCTTCGGTCTCAAATCTGACAATGAAGGTGTCGAGGGAGATGACATGGCATTCGGTGCGGCCGCTCATTATCCGAACGAAATCTGGGAAGGTATCCTTGCCTACAGCGAAATTGAAAAAAACTTCGATCCTGCTTTGGGCTTTGTGCAGAGGAATAATGTTCGGATGTACCGGATCGGCGGAAACTTTAATCCTCGCCCGGAGGATTTTTTAAACGTCGAAGACATGATTCACAGTGTCTATTACACCCGGTTCGAGCGCTTGGAGGATGGACAACTCGAGAGCTCAACTTTCGATGTCGATTGGTTTCATTGGCATTTCAAATCCGGTGATTCGATTCATTCCTTCATGAACTACAACCGAGACGAAGAACAGTTGTTTGAGCCCTTTGAAATCTCCGATGGAATTGTGCTCCCGGTGGGTCGGTACAAGATGGATCAATTCAGTATATTTTTGGCCTCGGCCAGGAAGCGACCCTTGTACGCGAGTATAGGAGTGACCTTTGGTGATTTCTGGTCGGGATCAAGCGAACAAATTCGAGCCAGTTTCGTCTACAAACTTCCTCCCAGGTTTACCTTGGAAACCAGTGTCCGATATACCTTGGCCAATTTACCGGAAGGCAAGTTCTCCGCTCGCGTATTTACTACAAACTTAGACTTTTCCATATCACCCCGGCTTACGTTTTCGAACCTCGTTCAATACGATAACCGCAGCCGAAACCTCGGTTTGCAGAGCCGCATTCGTTGGACGCCAAAGCCCGGCAACGATTTATTTTTATCCTTTAACCAAGGTTGGATCAACGAATCGATGGGCAGTTTGAGGTTCGTATCTGCTGATACTAAAATTGCGACCAAGCTTCAGTATACCTACCGTTTCTGA